One window of Desulfarculus baarsii DSM 2075 genomic DNA carries:
- a CDS encoding SO_0444 family Cu/Zn efflux transporter — protein sequence MDTLIAIGREAWHILVDSSVYMIFGLLVGGLVKVFVRPGFVAQHLGRGRFLSVFKAALLGVPLPLCSCGVMPAAASLRRQGANRGAVTSFLISTPESGVDSIAITYALMDPLMTVARPLAAVSTAFVAGALENLSEREGQAPIKPDLSCPVDGCCDGVDCPPEVHAAHHGFGQKVLAGARYAFGELWAELAGLFLLGVLLAGVITALLPAELLSSYLGGGLASMLIMLAVGIPLYICATSSTPIAAALILKGVSPGAALVFLLAGPATNVASLTMMTGLLGKRATAIYLAAIAVMSVLLGLALDAVYVWLAINPQAVMGQASEIMPQWLRLAGVAALLALSVKPLWLSLRSRLSGAGGRTCADDSCACHDHGHGAAKGLVGIEVHDHAAGGHGHKHN from the coding sequence ATGGATACGCTCATCGCCATCGGCCGCGAGGCCTGGCATATCTTGGTCGATTCGTCGGTTTACATGATTTTCGGCCTGCTGGTGGGCGGGCTGGTCAAGGTCTTCGTGCGGCCGGGTTTCGTGGCCCAGCATCTGGGCCGGGGCCGCTTTTTGTCGGTGTTCAAGGCGGCGCTGCTGGGCGTGCCGCTGCCGCTGTGCAGTTGCGGGGTGATGCCGGCGGCGGCCTCCTTGCGGCGGCAGGGGGCCAACCGGGGCGCGGTGACGTCGTTTCTGATCTCGACGCCGGAATCGGGCGTGGACTCCATCGCCATCACCTACGCCCTGATGGACCCGCTGATGACAGTGGCCCGGCCGTTGGCGGCGGTGAGCACGGCCTTCGTCGCCGGCGCGCTGGAAAACCTTAGCGAACGCGAGGGCCAGGCCCCGATCAAGCCCGACCTCAGTTGCCCGGTGGACGGCTGCTGCGACGGCGTGGATTGCCCGCCCGAGGTTCACGCCGCCCACCACGGCTTTGGCCAGAAGGTGCTCGCCGGGGCGCGTTACGCCTTTGGCGAGTTGTGGGCCGAGTTGGCCGGGCTGTTTTTGCTGGGCGTGCTGCTGGCCGGGGTGATCACCGCGCTTTTGCCGGCGGAGCTGCTCTCCAGCTATCTGGGCGGCGGCTTGGCCAGCATGCTGATCATGCTGGCCGTGGGCATCCCGCTCTATATCTGCGCCACGTCATCCACGCCCATCGCCGCCGCGCTGATCCTGAAGGGCGTCAGCCCCGGCGCGGCGCTGGTCTTTTTGCTGGCCGGCCCGGCCACCAACGTGGCCTCGCTGACGATGATGACCGGCCTTTTGGGTAAAAGGGCCACGGCCATCTACCTGGCCGCCATCGCGGTGATGTCGGTGTTGTTGGGCCTGGCCCTGGACGCGGTTTACGTTTGGCTGGCCATCAACCCCCAGGCGGTGATGGGCCAGGCCTCGGAGATCATGCCCCAGTGGCTGCGTTTGGCCGGGGTGGCGGCGTTGCTTGCCCTTTCGGTCAAGCCGCTGTGGTTGAGCCTGCGCTCCAGGCTGAGCGGGGCCGGCGGCCGGACCTGCGCCGACGATTCTTGCGCCTGCCACGATCACGGCCACGGCGCGGCCAAGGGCCTGGTGGGCATCGAGGTCCACGACCACGCCGCCGGCGGTCACGGACATAAGCACAACTAG